The DNA sequence ACCATAATATACTTTGCAAGATTTCTTGACTCAAAGATGCATGAAGCCTAGAAAGTACTATCGTATTGCATCTATCCCAAGCATTGAAAGTACTATCATTTTCATCAGGTTTTGGAAGAGATCCGTCCACAAATTTGATCTTATTTTTCGATTTCAATGCAATTCACGCAGATCGATCCCAAGAGTGGTAATTCTGGTTTGATAAGGGAATTGAAATAAGAACGGTACCTGGATTCTCACTAGGATGTAGAAAAAACGGACTCGATGGGTCTTGATTGAGGCTGGTGCTCGTCTTTGCAGCTTGTGATTGAAACAATGAGAATTGTGCTATCATTTTTGCAAACTTCTAAAAATCTAACATGGTGAATTCTTGATTCTCTAGATTTATTTAATCTACTGTTCTTTCCTATGTGTTCACCAAAATTGGGCTTGAACCACAGTATTAGAATTTACGAAGCAATTAAACCTTGAATGGTGGAAGGTACTCACGGATTTCTACAACTgtccacgctcaccgcaccatgttaAAGTTTTGTCTCAGGTAGCAAAGAAAGAACTTGATGATGATTTGGTGACAACGAGAAGATTGCTAGAACAAAATTTTGAGAACTTCTTAAATGAATTCTGATTTATTAGAATAATAAATCACACTTACATCAGATGCAAGCTTTCCTTATATACAAATCATAATAAGTTTAACTAACAGCTAATTATCTGCACTATATAACTAACCATCTATTCTAGATTACTAAACTAATTTctctaactaactaacaaataTAAGTAACTTAACTTACTAACTAAATAATGTTATATTGTTAAGGAGCTAACTAGGGGTGTACATGGCTCAAAGACTCGGCCCAGACCCAAACATTTTAGgaactaatttggtgtgatttcaccgggTCTAGGGCCGGCTAAGGgtttcaaaaatagacccgatcaTTATTTAGGGTCAGATATGTGTCAAGGCGAATCCGGTTTCATCCGATCCATGTGCACCTTAAGGaactaaaaaaatgtatatatgttttaaattaattctaatattatgttatattaattataagttcattgttttgtttttattcacacttgttgaattagaaaatagatcaaagaagtatcaaattagaatttatggacaaattcaagttcaaatataATATCAACTTCTCGATaacaaatttcttttttataaataagtttctttataaattattattaaaattttaaaagttcagTTTTTATTCAATTTGAACTTGGTATAATTGTGactcaaaaatatttaaatttcatcaaatttaagACGAAATTAGAAtctaaaaaataaactcaatatATATTTAAGACCGACCCCTGTAATTAACACTTCTATTCTCCAACATTGTTGTCCCTTAGTTTATGTTTCTACTCGTTAAAAAGAAGATTTCCGTGAACCTTAGTCATTTAAGTCAGAATCTGTCAGTTTCTTCTGCTGTCATCACAAACCTCCAATATGGATCAAACAATGTGTAACTTTGACTTTCACTTCCCCTTTCATATATCTCTTGgacttaaaaattaaatatctaaaagatTTGCTTAACTCACGTGTCCTGATAGAATTGGATCAATATGATAAATATGATGCCTAATTAAACATTCGATTATACCACATatactttaaaattagttattaaaatcaatcattaattttaaatatatattaaaaataaattaaattatacgtatatatttatatatataaataattaattttaataattaatttaatatacaaataatatttttattaaacattaAGCAAAAGACATTGAAAATTACACAAACATAAAAGGAAccaatatatatacacatataataAGTATAAAAATTTAGGAGTAAGTGCACACTTTACTGAAAAACACATCGTGTCGTGTCTCAGAAGATGAACTCGAGGAACCAAAAAACTATagaatatatgttttttttttaagtacaATTAGTGAAACTTATATTTTCTCTGTGCTGCAAAACCGAAACGTTGAACAATGTATATGCTTTTGCGCATGTCTttattatctttttgtttttttatcacAGCACATAAACAATAATATACAGTAGCCCAAGTGAAACCGATCTGTTCAACCTTATATTCCCTAAATTCGAAGCAGACAAAACGTAAATTGATAACATAGTGCAGATCAGATCTGTGATCCCCACAAATGCAATTACAAAATAagacaaaattttatcttttcaaagttGAAAACTTCTCGTAGTCTATTTGATTAGTTATATACTTATATGATAATTATTTCAACCGGGTCGGTCATTTTATTGTATTCATTTTGTAGGTAAATCaacttaacatttttttttattaaattgaacatgatCCCATTTTAAATGAGAATAAACACACCATATTCAGTAATAACAATACAATCCGACAATTATGGCACCAATTTAAGCTCTAGTTGATTGGCGCCACATTTTGTGTTGGATTTCTAAATCCAACAATGATGTTTCGAGACTTTCCAATTAAATTGTTACTGTTAAGAATTTTTTACGAAAAATCCAATGATAATACTGTGGTTTAAAATCCGATAGTATACTAGACTTTTTTTGTAAATAGTAATAGGAAAAGTACAAGAAAATAATGGGAATAGTGAACCACATGAacaatagaattaaaaaaaattaaaatttgtaaatggTGTAGTTATACCCAGTATTACACTAATCTTCTTTTTTTaaggtgtagtgtgtttttatcTTATtaggtcaattttaaaatttattgttcatattatttacaaaaattattctTTATCCAACAAAAccgtaataatattaaaaaaattattttatttaataattattaattattataataattaataaatattaaataaaataaattttcattatttttgactaattttttttagttatcgaacattaaaatttttagtaGTGTAAAAAATTTACTACCATAAAAACCATTTCAATTTCTTAAACTAGATTAATTGAAATATTTGATAACAAGATTCAAGTATcaataaataaactaataataatagcaataaaaaaagttaagaaattgatattttttattagtattagtcaatattttattctaatattttgtttttataccaATTAGCTACAGTGATAATATACAGAGGTTATTGtaaaaaaaatcaaaggaaaaagacAAAGATTTTGGGAATAGATTCATGAGTTGAGGTACTCTGGAATAAATAACTATTTGTATCCGTAAAAGATGAAAAcgctgatatatatatatttatactagatcgaaactaaacttgtatCTACGCAAGATGTTTTTTGTGTGACAAAAGTATTCTTAGAGGGTACTTTTGTTACACGAAAGATATTTTGCGTAGATATAAGTTTAGTTTCGATCTAGTATGAAtacatatgtcagcgttttcatcttttatggtataaatggtcatttattcagtGCTCTATATAAATATATGCACACGGAATAGGATCTTTATGGTTGGGATAGATAAACTCACATGAGAGGTAAAGCTGTTGGTttgttttgagagagagagagagaaaaacattaaAAGATGGAATCGAAAGGTGGGAGCAGTGGAAGCAAGTGTGGGCGTTGGAATCCGACGGCAGAACAAGTTTCGGTTCTGAGTGAACTGTTCAGCTCTGGTCTGCGCACCCCAACCACTGATCAGATTCAGCGTATCTCCAACCATCTCAGCTTTTACGGCAAGATTGAGAGTAAGAATGTCTTCTATTGGTTTCAGAACCATAAAGCTAGGGACAGACACAACAAGCGCCGCAAGCTCTCTTCTTCCTTTCCTCATCACTCCAAACATCTCAATCTTCTTCACTCTCAAAGTAACTACTCTTCTTTTTTCTATCTTCAATATTAATCTCTCAattcttaaatattttaatttgggcTCATCCATCCCTACACAAAAatacccaattttattttttaagaaacattatttatacacaaaaaattatttattaaatattcgtCTATAAATAtagattatttaatttatttttaatatatatttttattttaatatatacttataCAATACTTAATTTTACGGCTGTTTTTTCATATGAATTAGATTAAAAATTTAAGTGTTAAGTGTGTATATGAAATCTTAAGAGTGATATTAGTCAAATAAGACTATATATAATctttgtttgaactttgaactttgaatattatttattaaaactatcatttttttttgtaatgctaagtagaaaaaaaaaaaaagccagaaCTTCTcttatttaacattaattaattgtcacaacaattaatgaatgttaaataagataagttattactgtttttggttgattttttttttgttaccaaacatttctgTTTTTTGTGATATTCAATCTATTTCCTTCTATTATAATTTGTTACTGTAAGTCTGTAACTTTTCGTATATTATGAGCTTAATGAATGTATCTAATTAACTGAAAATTCTctatcaaatattaaaaaaataaacttgaCCGAAACAAACAAAGTAAAAAATGGATCATTATTGAATAGGTTTTGGATCTTGAAGGCCCAATTCTAATTTTGTCTCCTTTTGCAGGTTTAGCTGAGATGTATCAAGTTTCACAGCCTGAGAATAATAATAGGGTGATTGAGACTCTTCAGCTCTTTCCCTTAAACTCTTATGTTGAATCCGAATCAGAGAAGCTGAGGGTGCATGCAAATGATGAAAAtggtgatcatcatcatcatcatcaatgcaTGGATCATGATGATGATACTATGTTCTCATACACATTAATGGGAGAACAAATGGAGTATCCTCCATTGGACCTGCGCTTGAGCTTCCTCTAAACTAATTGTAGTAATAATTTTACTATTGTTAATTAACTATAATTAGTGaacttaattattaattagtaggTTTAGTGCATTATATATGGTTATGGAGCGTTGAGCAAATatactttaatattaattatcacTATTATAATATGTGGCTATAAAAATTTCTCTTCTACATGCTGATTCAACTTGGTTAAATTTCCTCTAATTGAGAATTAAAACTCGTttggattattaatttattacaatATATTATTAAGACTTGGGATTCTAGTTTCTCTTGTAGTCATGAGATGTTTTACCTTGGAATACATAAAAGATTATTGGATAACAAAACGAGTATAGTCATACCTCGCCGGGTGTGATTCTATCTTTGAATATGATCATGAACCATATCTAAACAAGTTGGGAATGTTATTCATCGTTATTATCAAATTAATCCTAATGTTGGTTTATGTGTTTTAAGGGGAAATATATGTAAGACTTAGATTAATCATGAAGACCAGTGGTCTCATTCATGCTCACATGCAAATGGAGCTAGCaaggtatatatgtatgtatagctAGATCACGTGTGAaggcaaacaaataaataattaatgagaTTATATATTACTTATTATTTGACCATTACTCGTTAACTAGAGAAAAGTGTTGTCCACACATTGTCCATTGAAAGAATCACTAACCTTTGGCAATGATGCAAAGTTGCAAACTCGTGGTTTTCggatttatttttatcaaaatagtaatataataataatagcatTAGGTGATTTGGAAGtacatacaatatatatataactgtACTTTCAAATTCCATATTTATAACTCATTTACAAGAATGAAATGTTCTTCTCCATATTAGTAACCACAACTCAATCATATTGATAAATCCTATTTAATGCAATGTTTTGCTCAAGTTGTTTGCACATATGACTTGATTACTTGAAGAAGCTATGAATACTGGATTGACAAATCATGATTATTACTTATTATCATTTAAGGATTCCATCACTTGAACAcattatataaatacaataatattttaaagacaataaaaaatcatttcaaacagtattatttaatatttattaattattattagaataattatataATGAAGTAATGtctaaaataattcttaaaatttttaactcaTTTTAGATTAGTCCTCCACCTTTTAAAATGACCAAATAAGTCCTCCATTCTCAAAATTGTGAATCTCCGTTAGTTCAAAAATTATGAAACTCTTTAACGGCGCTGAGGTGTACAGTTAAGTGCCAAACTGCACGCTGATATGGACACACAATAAATTCAACTCAAATTGGTacttcaaatttaattaaaacacTCAAATTGATCTAATTCTCACCTATAAAACCTTAATCcccaaatatttatttttattctttgtcTTCACTTCTCTCCTCCTCATTGATATTGTTCTAGCCATAACAAACTTCACATATCAAAAtcacaaataacaaaataaaaaaaaaaagaagaaa is a window from the Arachis hypogaea cultivar Tifrunner chromosome 17, arahy.Tifrunner.gnm2.J5K5, whole genome shotgun sequence genome containing:
- the LOC112767164 gene encoding WUSCHEL-related homeobox 5; its protein translation is MESKGGSSGSKCGRWNPTAEQVSVLSELFSSGLRTPTTDQIQRISNHLSFYGKIESKNVFYWFQNHKARDRHNKRRKLSSSFPHHSKHLNLLHSQSLAEMYQVSQPENNNRVIETLQLFPLNSYVESESEKLRVHANDENGDHHHHHQCMDHDDDTMFSYTLMGEQMEYPPLDLRLSFL